A genomic window from Lotus japonicus ecotype B-129 chromosome 1, LjGifu_v1.2 includes:
- the LOC130726894 gene encoding uncharacterized protein LOC130726894: MTRRRSGVTSRFASTSRERQAATRQGSPAHSPEASGEETSAPQAPISAQYWRRLIRSVDDIRQRNDYLQEQLEYYRSEQQDEGEREAEAVAEFELFSAAVREVAITDNMKNIVLKTYIGKADLKEHLLYFNTKMVINAAFDAVKCRIFPSTFKGTTMAWFTTLPRGSITNFHDFSSKFLVQFSASKTKQVTIEDLYNVRQSEGETLKQYVKRFSAASVKIEESEPHACARAFKNGVQPGKLNSKLSRKSMAEIWARANTYILDEEDDAFKRRRARKEKDGEVRDASPEEKQSKERGEGSKRRDRKVRTGEKVVKEPLYPKRKNFERRRPWHQADSRRREESGKSLNSHLTELLREVKATHAVEEARKSPIRLEPRRTKRSGASITAQLATTQETVLR; this comes from the exons aTGACGAGACGAAGATCAGGAGTGACATCGCGTTTCGCATCCACGTCGCGTGAGAGGCAGGCCGCGACGCGA CAGGGATCACCAGCGCACTCACCCGAGGCTTCGGGAGAGGAGACTTCGGCACCTCAAGCGCCGATCTCCGCCCAATATTGGAGGCGCTTGATCCGTAGCGTTGATGATATACGGCAGCGAAACGATTACTTGCAAGAACAACTGGAATATTATCGTTCCGAGCAGCAGGATGAAGGCGAGCGTGAAGCGGAAGCCGTGGCTGAATTTGAGCTGTTCTCGGCGGCAGTGAGGGAGGTGGCCATAACAgataacatgaagaatattGTCCTCAAGACATATATCGGGAAAGCTGATCTCAAAGAGCACCTGCTATATTTCAATACAAAAATGGTGATCAATGCAGCCTTTGACGCCGTGAAGTGCAGGATATTTCCATCTACCTTCAAAGGCACGACCATGGCATGGTTCACCACTCTACCCCGAGGATCCATCACGAATTTTCATGACTTCTCATCAAAGTTCCTTGTCCAATTCTCCGCCAGTAAAACCAAGCAAGTGACAATTGAGGATCTCTACAATGTCCGCCAATCCGAGGGTGAGACTCTGAAGCAGTACGTGAAACGATTCAGCGCGGCGTCCGTCAAGATTGAGGAATCAGAGCCACATGCTTGCGCGCGGGCCTTCAAGAACGGCGTACAGCCAGGGAAGTTGAATAGCAAATTGAGCCGAAAGTCCATGGCAGAGATCTGGGCACGAGCGAACACCTACATTctggacgaggaggatgatgccTTCAAGCGACGGCGTGCAAGGAAGGAGAAGGATGGCGAGGTGAGAGACGCGTCGCCAGAAGAAAAACAGAGCAAAGAGAGGGGAGAGGGCAGCAAGAGGCGAGATAGGAAAGTAAGGACGGGGGAAAAGGTTGTGAAGGAGCCATTGTACCCTAAAAGGAAAAATTTTGAACGTCGCAGACCGTGGCATCAGGCAGACTCTCGCCGGCGCGAGGAGTCAGGGAAGAGTCTAAATTCACATCTGACAGAGCTGCTTCGTGAGGTCAAGGCGACCCACGCAGTCGAGGAAGCGAGAAAGAGTCCGATCCGCCTCGAGCCGCGTCGGACAAaacgaagtggtgcgagtatcaccgCTCAGCTGGCCACGACACAGGAGACTGTTTTACGCTGA
- the LOC130733684 gene encoding probable glycosyltransferase At3g07620, translating into MYQSLYAFILLLSVMVAAQQHNPSPNPYLTTTTILNRNYQKMVKTFKVFMYEPNQTQLFKFRTEPESLFYSSLHNSTYLTKNAEEAHMFFLPFSHHTSTRSLARIITRIRNDFPYWNRTLGADHFYLSRAGIPREADRNLVELKKNAVQISCFPTPRVRFVPHKDITLPPFLDPHALVISGGAFCVYGKGNVSWVGEALRSGCVPVVVAEGPVNDMPFMDVLRWGEMAVFVESEEAVKRVLNESDAWRERYARMRRLGVVASRHLLWNHTPLPLDAFNTIMYQLWLRRHTIRYRSTQ; encoded by the coding sequence ATGTACCAAAGCCTCTATGCATTCATCTTACTATTATCAGTTATGGTAGCAGCACAACAACACAATCCCTCTCCCAATCCATACCTCACAACCACCACAATTCTCAACCGCAATTACCAGAAAATGGTCAAAACCTTCAAAGTCTTCATGTATGAACCAAACCAAACCCAATTATTCAAGTTCAGAACAGAACCAGAGTCTCTCTTCTACTCTTCACTACACAACAGCACTTACCTCACCAAAAACGCTGAAGAAGCACACATGTTCTTCCTTCCATTCTCCCATCACACCTCCACGCGCTCCCTCGCGCGTATCATCACGCGCATCCGCAACGACTTCCCTTACTGGAACCGCACCCTCGGCGCCGACCACTTCTACCTCTCACGCGCCGGAATCCCCCGCGAGGCCGACCGGAACCTCGTCGAGCTGAAAAAAAACGCGGTTCAGATATCGTGCTTCCCCACGCCGCGCGTGAGGTTTGTCCCTCACAAGGACATCACGCTTCCTCCGTTCCTTGACCCCCACGCGCTGGTGATTTCCGGTGGCGCGTTCTGCGTGTATGGGAAAGGCAACGTGTCGTGGGTGGGGGAAGCGCTGCGTTCAGGGTGTGtgccggtggtggtggcggagggGCCGGTGAACGACATGCCGTTTATGGATGTGTTGCGGTGGGGGGAGATGGCGGTGTTTGTGGAGAGTGAGGAAGCGGTGAAGCGCGTGTTGAATGAGAGTGACGCGTGGAGGGAACGGTACGCGCGTATGAGAAGATTGGGTGTGGTGGCGAGTAGGCACTTACTGTGGAACCACACTCCTCTGCCGTTGGATGCGTTTAACACGATCATGTATCAGCTGTGGCTTAGAAGGCATACAATCCGATATAGAAGCACTCAATAG
- the LOC130733683 gene encoding folylpolyglutamate synthase, with protein sequence MAEQEGGDTVPKTSSLTPYEEAMEALSSLITRRTRADSTNMGDQFNVMFEYLKMLDLEEDISKMKIIHVAGTKGKGSTCTFSESILRNCGFHTGLFTSPHLIDIRERFRLDGLEICEDKFLAYFWWCYDRLKEKTDDNIPMPPYFRFLALLAFKIFAAEQVDVAIMEVGLGGKYDATNVVHKPIVCGITSLGYDHMEILGNTLGEIAGEKAGIFKDRIPAFTTPQPDEAMHVLEEKASQLNVPLQVVPPLDAKLLNGLRLGLEGEHQYLNAALAIALCNTWLKRTGHLGDTFLEQTDHLPEQFIKGLTCASLQGRAQIVPDQLIKSERSDELVFFLDGAHSPESMEVCARWFSLAIKEYNPDKTLFHQQPDSSKLSHEVVKMRQIGDQRKPTPILLFNCLTVRDPQLLLPRLMKTCADHGVYFQKALFVPSLSVYNKVGPQALTPTDSKVDLSWQFNLQRVWENLIEGNKGKITEIVSEELKDDLEMSASNCEHSAVFSSLPIAIKWLRDRVQQNQSVRFQVLVTGSLHLVGDVLKLVKK encoded by the exons ATGGCAGAACAAG AGGGTGGCGATACGGTCCCAAAAACTTCATCTTTGACTCCCTATGAAGAAGCAATGGAGGCTTTGTCGTCTTTGATCACTAGACGCACTCGTGCTGATAGTACCAACATGGGGGATCAGTTCAACGTGATGTTTGAGTACCTTAAG ATGTTGGATTTGGAGGAGGATATTTCAAAGATGAAGATTATCCATGTGGCTGGTACCAAAGGGAAG GGGTCTACATGCACCTTTTCAGAATCTATATTACGTAACTGCGGTTTTCACACTGGACTCTTTACATCGCCTCACCTTATTGATATCCGAGAACGATTTCGTTTAGATGG TCTGGAAATCTGTGAAGATAAATTTTTAGCATACTTCTGGTGGTGTTATGATAGACTAAAG GAAAAAACTGACGATAATATTCCAATGCCTCCCTATTTTCGTTTCCTTGCTTTACTTGCCTTCAAGATATTTGCAGCAGAACAG GTAGATGTTGCTATAATGGAGGTTGGATTAGGTGGCAAATATGATGCGACAAATGTG GTTCATAAACCTATTGTGTGTGGAATAACTTCCCTTGGATATGACCACATGGAGATTCTTG GGAATACTCTTGGAGAAATTGCTGGTGAGAAGGCTGGTATCTTCAAG GATCGGATTCCAGCTTTTACAACACCACAACCTGATGAAGCCATGCATGTTCTTGAAGAGAAGGCTTCTCAGTTAAAT GTACCTCTTCAAGTGGTGCCCCCATTAGATGCCAAATTGCTAAATGGTTTAAGACTTGGTCTTGAAGGTGAGCATCAATATTTAAATGCTGCTCTTGCCATTGCACTGTGCAATACATGGCTAAAAAGGACTGGGCATCTTGGAGACACTTTCTTGGAGCAAACT GACCATTTGCCAGAGCAGTTCATTAAAGGGTTAACATGTGCTAGTTTGCAAGGAAGGGCTCAGATTGTTCCTGACCAACTCATCAAGAGTGAAAGATCAGATGagcttgttttctttttggatGGAGCTCATAGTCCTGAAAGCATGGAAGTATGTGCAAGGTGGTTTTCTCTTGCCATTAAAGAATACAACCCGGACAAGACCTTGTTTCATCAGCAACCTGATAGTTCTAAACTCTCACATGAAGTAGTGAAGATGCGCCAAATAGGAGACCAGCGAAAACCCACTCCG ATATTGCTGTTCAACTGTTTGACAGTTCGAGATCCTCAGCTGCTTCTTCCTCGCCTGATGAAAACATGTGCTGATCATG GTGTCTACTTCCAGAAGGCGCTCTTTGTACCAAGTTTATCTGTATACAACAAGGTTGGACCCCAGGCTTTAACACCAACTGATTCTAAAGTTGATCTGTCTTGGCAGTTCAATCTTCAAAGAGTGTGGGAAAATCTCATTGAAGGCAACAAAG GTAAAATTACTGAAATTGTTTCTGAAGAACTAAAAGATGATTTGGAAATGAGTGCCAGCAATTGTGAACATAGCGCAGTGTTTTCCTCATTGCCAATAGCAATCAAGTGGCTCAGGGACAGAGTGCAACAAAATCAATCAGTTCGTTTCCAG GTCCTTGTGACTGGTTCTTTACATCTTGTTGGTGACGTGTTGAAATTAGTCAAGAAGTGA